The Thermus tengchongensis genome segment GCGGGATCGGGCATCATGGCGGGTGGCAGGCGCTTCACAATCCCTAAGCGCCCTAAAGCCCCCTCGAGGCGCCAGGTGAGCCGCTCCACCTCGCCTCCGTACACCTGGAGCATACCGAAAAGAAGCCGCCCGTCAAAGGTGCCCACCAGATACTTCTGTCCCTCCCCGGTGATGAAGACCGTGGGCGGCAGGACGATGGCCGCCATGGGGTTCTTGGAAACGGCCTCCACGCTTCCCTTTTCGGGCTTCAGCACCACCAGGCGGTAGTCGGGGAAGCCGGGGCCCGTGACCTGGCGCACCTGCTCGCCCAGGTTCAGCACCCGGTCGGCCTCGAGGCCCACCGCCTTCAGAGCCTGCAGGGTCTTGCCCTCCACCTCTTCCAAGGAACCCCGAACCTCCACCACCAAGGCTTGGCCCAGGGCCAGCCCCAACAGGGCCACCAGCGCGAACAGTTTTCTCATGATCCTCCCTCCACTTCCAGGCCAGCGTCCAGCCAGCCCTTGAAGCCGTGCGCGATGTTCTTGGCGTTCTTGTAGCCCAGCGCCTGCAGATAGGCTGCCACCACCGCCGAGACGCTTCCCGAATTGCAGTAAACCAGGATCAGAGCCTCCTTGTCCTTGGGGAGCTCCGCCAAGCGGTCTGGTACCTGCCCCGCGTAGATGTGCACCGATCCGGGGACGTACCCCTTCTTCCGCTCCTCCTCCGTGCGCACATCCAGGATAAAGGGGTCAAAGAGGAGCAGGTCCTTGGCCTCCGTGGGGTAGACCAGGTAGCTGGCAGGGGGCACCCGCTTGAGGAACTCCCCAAAGGCCTCGACCCAGTCCCCTGCCTCCCCTCCCCCCTGGGCCCGGGCTAGGGGCAGGAGGGAAAAGAGGGCGAGAAGGTCGCGGCGGCGCATGGCTAGCGGGTGAAGAAGGGCAACTCCTCAAAGGAGTGCCCGGCCTTAGTGGCCTCAGCCAGCATGTACAGGGTAAGGGCGATGTGCACGTCGGAGTAGAACTCGGGCTTGGGGATGGCGATGGACTCGTAGCAGAAGTTGATGCGGTCCTCCATGGTGTAGAGCTTATCCTCCTCAAAGCGGTAGGCGGGCCACTCGTTGCCCAAGCCCTGCTTGGGGCTACGGACCGGGGAAAGCCGCACCCTCTGGCCCGCGTACTGGTCGTGGCAGACGGCGCAGCTCATGTCCCTTGCCCCCGCCCGGGTGTACCAAAGCTCCCGCCCCAGGTTGTACATGGCCAACTCCGCCGGATGCTTGGGCACCACCTGGATCTTGGCCTTGGAGGAGAAGGTGGCGATGTAGGTGGTGATGGCCTTGACCTCGTCCCGCTTGATTTCGCTGGGCTTGAAGCCCTGCACCGTCTGCATGCAGGTGTAGACCCGGCTCTCCAGGTCCTCCACCCGCTTGGTATCGGGGAAGTACTTGGGCAGGATGGCGTAGACGCCCTCCAAAACTCCCTTCCCCTTACCGAAGTCGCACTCCTCGAGGGTCTTGCCGCTCGGCCCCTTGCGGAAGAAGAGCTCCTTCCCTTCCTCGGCAAAAAGCTCCCCAGGAAGCACGCCGAAGGTCTCCAGGTACATCTGCCGCTGGCGCATGGCCTCCTCAAAGGGATCCAGGGGCTTTTGCTGCTGGGTGTAAGCCCCCACGCCTACCAGGGTCCCCAAGGCCACTGCGCCCAGTAGAATCCAGCGCTTCTTACGTCCCATGACTCACCTCCGGTTGATGGGGGACTCGGGGTCCAGGAGAAAAGCCACCAGGTCGGCGGTCTCCTCGGGGGTGAAGAGGCCGTGCACCCCACCCCGGTACATGAGGGAACAGGGCACAAAGGCCCAGGCGTTGTAGATCTTCTCGTAGGTGTACCGCACCACCGCCTCCGAGGTGCCCCGCTGCCCATAGTTGGTCAGGCTCGGGCCCATGGTGCCGTAGGCCACCTCGCTGGCCACCCCCGCGTGGCAGGCGTAGCAGTTCCCCCGCTTGGGATCGGTGAAGACCTTCTCCCCGTTCTTCCAGTCCCCCATGAGCTTGCCGTTTGCCGGGTATTTGATGAGGGCCTTCTGCTCGGCCAAGAAGCCTGGGATGAGGTCCGCGGGGAGCTTGTCCCGGTACTGGGAGCAAAGCGCTTGCCCCTTGTCCTGGGACAGCATCACCTGGGCGAACTCGTGGCCCCCCGCATGCAAAGCCGCCTCGAGGCGGGCCCTGAAAGGGCTCACTTGGGTAAGACCGATCCCCATAAGCAAGGCCAAAGCCGCCATTATCGCCGCTTTTCTGGTCATAAGCTCACCTCCGGTACACGGTAGTTGCGTCCGATTACCCGCACGTTGGCCTGAGGCAGGACCTTCACCCGCCCCTCAGCCTTCAGGTACTCCTCGAGGACCTGGTAGATGGGCTTGGGCTCATACCCAGCCTTGGCCTCCCCCACCCGCTGGAGCCTTCCCCCGTAGGCGGCCACCAGGTAGCGGCGGTTCGGGTCCAAGGGCTTGCCGCCCACCTCCACCTCCCGCACCCGCCGACCCGTGGGGGCATCGGGGTCCAGGACGTAGCGGAGGCCATAGACCCGGCTCACATCCCCTCCTTGCTGGTAGAAGGGATCGGGGGTGAAGACGTTGCTGGCGATGTCCTCGAGGGTGTTCCGGATCTGCTCCCCCCTTAGCCAGAAGAGGTAAAGCTCGGGGTAGGTGAAACCCAGGTAGGCGTAGAGGTGGTCCCGGGTGATGGCCTGCCCCGGCAAAAGGGTGGTGCCCCAGCGCACCGCCGGGCTGAAGACCAGGTCCACCTCCGGGTAAAGGGCCTTGACCGCCCGCCCCACCAGCTCATCCCAGGTGGAGTACAGGGTATCCCGCTTGTACAGCAAGGATTCGGAGACCGCCAAGGGTTCAAAGAGGTGCTGGCGGTGGGGAGCTAGGGTCTTCTCCAAAAAGGCCTCCACGTCAGGAGCCCCCGGGAGGTGGCGGGCCAAGACCGGCAGGACCCGAACCCTTAGGTTGGCGATACCCCCCTTGAAAAGCTCGAGGTCCACCCGCATCAGGGCCTTGCCTGCGGCACTTCCCGCCACGATCCAAGTCTTGCCCACCCGCCAGGGGGAAGGGGTGAGGTCGTGGGTGTGCCCGGAAAGGATGAGGTCAACGCCCTTCACCCGCCCCGCCAGGGCCACGTCCAGCTGGAGGCCATTGTGGGAGAGAAGGACCACCGCATCCGCCCCCTCGGACCGCGCTTGGTCCACGGCCTCCTGCAAGCGGCGCACATCCAGGGCAAAGGAAAGGCCTTCCGTAAACTCCTCGGGGTGGGAAACCTTCACGTAGGGATAGGTGGCCCCCACCACGGCCAGGGCGTAGCGGCCCATTTGGTGAATCCTGTAGGCAGGGTAAAGGGGGTCGCCGAAAAGCTCATCCACCACGTTGTAGGAAAGGTGCTCCCCCTTAAGCTTTTTGAAGAGCGCCTCTGCCCTTTCCCGCCCCAAGGTCCACTCCCAGTGGGAGACCATGTGATCCACCCCAACGAGGTTCTGCCAGTCCACAATGGCTTCCCCCTGGGTCAGGAGGGAAAGGCCGGAGTTGGTCCAGGTGTCCCCGCCGTCCAGGACCAAGGCCTGGCCCCCCTCGGCCTCCACCTGAGCCTTCTGCTGGCGGATCAAGGCGGTGAGGGCGGAAAGCCCCCCAATGGGGCCGAAGGCCTTGGCCAGCTCCACGAAGTCCAGGTAGCTGAGGAGGTAGGCCAAGGGGGTCTTCCGCTCCACCCCGTAGTAACGCAGGATGGCCTCCCCGGTGAGGTAGCCGGGCCTCCCCATAAGGGGCTTCGGAGCAATGAGATTGGGGGGCTCCATGAAGTAATGGGGAAAAGCCTGGCCGTGGAGGTCAGAGAAGTAGAGAAGGGTGGCGTTGCCGTAGGGGGGGAGGTCGTAAAGCCGGGAAGGGTTCTCCAGGACCTGGGCCAAGACCTTGGGTCCGAACCCCGCCAAAGCGGAAAGCCAGAAAAGAAGCTCCCTTCGGTTCATTTGGAACCCACCGCCGGCTTGGTGTTGAACTCAGACTCCGGATCCAACAAGTAGGCCACCACGTCCGCAATCTCCTCGGGGGTCAAAAGCCCCTGGGCCCCGAAGCGGTACATCACCGTGCAGGGGAAGTAGGCCCAGGCGTTGTAGATGACCTCGTAGGTGTAGCGCTGCACCGCCTCGGACTGACCCCTCTTCACCCCGTATTTCTCCAGGCTGGGGCCCACGTCCCCACCCAGGTGTACCGGGGAGCCGAAGTGGCAGGAGAAGCAGTTGGCCTTCTGCAGGTTGTTGAAGATGGCCCCGCCCTTCTTCCAGTCCCCCATGAGCTTGCCATTTTGCGGATACTTGATGAGGGAACGCTGCTCCTCGAGGAACTTGGGCAGAAGATCAGCAGGCAGGCGGTTCCGGTGGATGGAGCAGAGGGCCTGGTCTGGGCGTTGGCTTACGAAGACCTCAGCGTAGGCCTTGCCCCCCGACTTGATCCGCTCCAGCTCCGGGTCCTGAAAGTAGCGCTGGGCCAAGCCCCAAGCCAGAAGGGAGAGGGCCAAGAGGGTAAGGAGTGCCTTTTTCATGCTCCCTCCTCAGCGCACAAAGGCGGGCCACTCCTCCACCACCGCCCCGTTGTTGCTGTAGGCCAGGAAAAGCTCCAGGGCCAGGATGGGCAGGGAGTACAGGTCCGGCTGGGGGTGGGCGATGTTGCCGTAGCAGGCGCGGATGCGGTCCTGCATGGTCCAGATCTGGTCGTTAGAGTAGCGGTAAGCGGGCCAGTGGGTCCAGGACTTGTCCTTACCCAGGACATCCGCATAGGGAAGCACCCCGGCCCGCTTGCCCACGTAGGTCACGTGGCAGGTGGCGCACCCCACGTCCCGGGCCCCGGAGCGGGCGTAAAAGAGCTTTTCTCCCAGGGCGTAAAGGGCCCGCTCCTCCGGGAAGAGGAGGCGGACTTGGATGGGCTTGCCCGTGGAATGGCTGGCGATGTAGAAGGCCACGGCCACCACCTCGGACCGCTTCACCTGTGCCGGCTTAAAGCCCTGAACCCGGGTCATGCAGGTGATGATGCGGCTGTCCAGGTCCTCCACCTTCCCTGTGTCCAGGAAGTAGCGGGGAAGCCGGGCAGCGGCCCCCTCCAGCACCCCCTTGCCCAAGCCGAAGTCGCACTCGGCCATGGTCTTGCCTGAAGGCCCCTTGCGGTTGAAGAGCTCCTTCCCCTGCTCCACAATGAGCTCCGTGGGCAGGATACCTGCGGTTTCCAAAAGGAGCTGCTTTTGCCGCTTGGCCTCCTCCCGGGGGTCCACCCCCTCCTGGGCTAGGGCAAGGACCGCCAGGGCCAAAACACCAGTCGTCAACCACGCCTTGAGAGGCATATTCTCCTCTATAAAGGCAAAGGCGCCCGGAAAACCGGGCGCCCCACCTTAGGCTAGCTCCAGCTTTGCCGTACCCTCGCCGGTATCCCCATCAGTGTCCTTAAGCTTGACGGTAAAGGTTCCCGCCTTTTCCGCCTTGAACATGAAGCCGTAAAGGGGGTTGGCGCTGGTGGAGGGACCGGGTTTGGCTTCGGCCACCTTCTCCCCCTCAAAGTAGACCTCCACCTGGTTGATGTACTTGGCGGGGATGATCTTGCCCTCGGCATCCCTACGGGTGCCAGGCTCGTTGGGGTGCTGGGCGACTACCTGGAGCTTGAAGTTCTCGCCCGCCTTGGGCTTGGCCGGAGTCAAGCGAACAATGGTACGAATCGCCATTTTCTACCTCCTTAACCGCAGCCACCCACGGTCACGCGGGTGCTGGCCGAAGCCAAAAGGAACTTGCCGTCCACCGTTTCCACCACCGCCCGCACCGCGCTGGTCTCTGCTAAACGCACCCGGGTAGCGTAGTAGGGCAAGGCTTTCATGGGCATAAAGGCCACCAGGTGCGGGGTGGGGTTCTTATCGGCGAAGAGATGGATGGCCTTCACCTGATTAGAGGGAAGGTTCACCTCCACCTCGGCGGGAACATTGGCGCCGCTTTCGGCAATGGCCGGCATGGTGAGCTTGATGACGTTGGAGGGGGTAAGGTCCTTGAATCCCTTGCCCAACACCGCCTGCAAGGCCTTCTCCAGGTTGGCCAGGTCCTCGCCCTCCAAACCCTGCGCCCTTACGGGAAGCCCCGCCAAGGCAACGGCCCCGAGGGCTACGCCAGTGGTCCTTAGAAACGCTCGCCTATTCACACGCACCTCCTTTGGCACAGATCTGGCGCAGCTCCGAAAGGAACTGCGCCCGGGGCCGGCTGCCAAAAAACCGGCCCACCTCTTCCCACGTCCCCTTGCGGAAGACGAGGAAGACAAAGGTTGGGGTACCCAGCACCCTGTAGCGCCGGGCAAGCTCCTGACCCTCCGGGGTTTCCGTACCCACGGAGGCCACCACAAAGCGGTCCTCCAAAACTTGGCTCACTTGGGGATCAGAGAGGACAAAGGTGTTCATCTGGTCACAGTAGGGGCAATGAGGGGAATGGAAGTACACCATCGCAATACGGCCATGGGCCCGGGCCAGGTCCAGCGCCGCCCCATAAGGGTACCAACGACCAAAATCCGGGGCAGCCAAGGCCGCGGCCAGGGTTAGTACCAGAAGGGACCAAAGTACCCGGTATGCGTACATCTTATACACCGCCTGGGTACACCCAAGGACATTTGTACCCTAGCACCCCCCCCGGGACCATGTCAAGCTCCTTTGACACGGAATCCCCTTTTCATAAAAACCCACTTATGTGGGCTCCTCCCCTGTACCCCCCAGGACTATACCCTTAAGAAAAGTTAAAGACTGGGCTTGGCCAAAGGCCTTGACAAGGAACGAGGGACAAAATACCCTGATACCCCGGAGGGTAAAGATGAAGCGGACCCTAACGGTTCTCCTCCTTATCGGCGGCCTGGCCTTTGCCCAGGCGGACGGCGCTAAAGTATACGCCCAGTGCGCGGGCTGCCACCAGGCCAACGGCCAGGGACTTCCCGGGGCCTTCCCGCCCCTGGCGGGCCACGTGGCGGATATCTTGAGCAAGCAAGGCGGCCGGGAGTTCCTGATCAAGGTCCTGCTCTGGGGCCTGCAGGGGCAGATTGAGGTGAAGGGCATGAAGTACAACGGGGCCATGCCCGCCTTCAACGGCCTCAAGGACGACGATATCGCCGCCGTCCTCAACCACATCGTTACCGCCTGGGGCGACGACAAGAAGGTGAAGGACTGGAAGCCCTTCACCGCCGCCGAGGTCAAGGCCCTGCGGGACAAGAAGCTCACTCCCCAGCAGGTGCTGGAGGAGCGGAAGAAGCTGGGCCTGAAGTAAAGGTTACCTTTCCTCTGGTCCCGGGGCCCAAGGCCCCGGGTTCCTTAGTTTAATGAAGGGGTGCTGGAGCTCTCCCTGGAGAAGTCCTTCCCTGGCTTCCAGCTGGCCCTGGATCTCACGGCCCAAGAAGGAGAGGTTCTGGCCCTTCTGGGGCCTTCGGGAAGCGGCAAGAGCACCCTCTTGCGGCTCATCGCCGGGCTCCTAGCCCCGGACCGGGGCTTCGTGCGCTTTGGGGGCGTGGACCTCACTCCCCTGCCCCCGGAAAGGCGGGGGGTGGGCTTTCTCTTTCAGGACTATGCCCTCTTCCCCCACCTCACGGTGGCGGAGAACGTGGCCTTCGGCCTGGTGGAAGCCCGCTGGCCCAGGGCCGAGAGGGAAGCGCGGGTGCGGGAGCTCCTGGAGCGGATGGAACTCCTCTCCCACGCCGGCAAAAGGCCCCAAGAGCTTTCAGGAGGGGAGCAACAGCGGGTGGCCCTGGCCCGGGCCCTGGCCCCCAAGCCCCGCCTCCTGCTTCTGGACGAACCCCTGGGGGCCCTGGACCTGCGCCTACGGGAGGAGTTGCTCTTCTTCTTGCGCAGGACCCTGCGGGAAACCAGGGTTACCACCCTACTGGTCACCCACGACCAGGGGGAAGCCTTTCTCCTGGCCCACCGGGTGGCGGTGATCCGCCAGGGGCGTCTGGTCCAGGTGGGGCGGCCAGAAGAGGTCTACACCAAACCTAAAGATGCCTGGACCGCCCGCTTTATGGGCCACAAAAACCTCCTCTCCCCGGAGGAAAGCCAAAGGATAGGCCTGCCGCCTAAGCCGCATCTCCT includes the following:
- the soxX gene encoding sulfur oxidation c-type cytochrome SoxX, producing the protein MTRKAAIMAALALLMGIGLTQVSPFRARLEAALHAGGHEFAQVMLSQDKGQALCSQYRDKLPADLIPGFLAEQKALIKYPANGKLMGDWKNGEKVFTDPKRGNCYACHAGVASEVAYGTMGPSLTNYGQRGTSEAVVRYTYEKIYNAWAFVPCSLMYRGGVHGLFTPEETADLVAFLLDPESPINRR
- a CDS encoding translation initiation factor 2, which gives rise to MRKLFALVALLGLALGQALVVEVRGSLEEVEGKTLQALKAVGLEADRVLNLGEQVRQVTGPGFPDYRLVVLKPEKGSVEAVSKNPMAAIVLPPTVFITGEGQKYLVGTFDGRLLFGMLQVYGGEVERLTWRLEGALGRLGIVKRLPPAMMPDPASGMMPALMYRVPGAKVEDVVLMVETELTSNGLNLLPNVKVGPVTVIMPCKSEWARIMFLTQPAGGFAAPCRFFAMQMGNDVLVGAIEPMLMTIMPGVMGSPAVAMLQEARQVMGQILEATGGIPYRLGQ
- the soxZ gene encoding thiosulfate oxidation carrier complex protein SoxZ, producing the protein MAIRTIVRLTPAKPKAGENFKLQVVAQHPNEPGTRRDAEGKIIPAKYINQVEVYFEGEKVAEAKPGPSTSANPLYGFMFKAEKAGTFTVKLKDTDGDTGEGTAKLELA
- the soxY gene encoding thiosulfate oxidation carrier protein SoxY, which encodes MNRRAFLRTTGVALGAVALAGLPVRAQGLEGEDLANLEKALQAVLGKGFKDLTPSNVIKLTMPAIAESGANVPAEVEVNLPSNQVKAIHLFADKNPTPHLVAFMPMKALPYYATRVRLAETSAVRAVVETVDGKFLLASASTRVTVGGCG
- the soxA gene encoding sulfur oxidation c-type cytochrome SoxA, which codes for MGRKKRWILLGAVALGTLVGVGAYTQQQKPLDPFEEAMRQRQMYLETFGVLPGELFAEEGKELFFRKGPSGKTLEECDFGKGKGVLEGVYAILPKYFPDTKRVEDLESRVYTCMQTVQGFKPSEIKRDEVKAITTYIATFSSKAKIQVVPKHPAELAMYNLGRELWYTRAGARDMSCAVCHDQYAGQRVRLSPVRSPKQGLGNEWPAYRFEEDKLYTMEDRINFCYESIAIPKPEFYSDVHIALTLYMLAEATKAGHSFEELPFFTR
- the soxB gene encoding thiosulfohydrolase SoxB; protein product: MNRRELLFWLSALAGFGPKVLAQVLENPSRLYDLPPYGNATLLYFSDLHGQAFPHYFMEPPNLIAPKPLMGRPGYLTGEAILRYYGVERKTPLAYLLSYLDFVELAKAFGPIGGLSALTALIRQQKAQVEAEGGQALVLDGGDTWTNSGLSLLTQGEAIVDWQNLVGVDHMVSHWEWTLGRERAEALFKKLKGEHLSYNVVDELFGDPLYPAYRIHQMGRYALAVVGATYPYVKVSHPEEFTEGLSFALDVRRLQEAVDQARSEGADAVVLLSHNGLQLDVALAGRVKGVDLILSGHTHDLTPSPWRVGKTWIVAGSAAGKALMRVDLELFKGGIANLRVRVLPVLARHLPGAPDVEAFLEKTLAPHRQHLFEPLAVSESLLYKRDTLYSTWDELVGRAVKALYPEVDLVFSPAVRWGTTLLPGQAITRDHLYAYLGFTYPELYLFWLRGEQIRNTLEDIASNVFTPDPFYQQGGDVSRVYGLRYVLDPDAPTGRRVREVEVGGKPLDPNRRYLVAAYGGRLQRVGEAKAGYEPKPIYQVLEEYLKAEGRVKVLPQANVRVIGRNYRVPEVSL
- a CDS encoding ABC transporter ATP-binding protein; the protein is MLELSLEKSFPGFQLALDLTAQEGEVLALLGPSGSGKSTLLRLIAGLLAPDRGFVRFGGVDLTPLPPERRGVGFLFQDYALFPHLTVAENVAFGLVEARWPRAEREARVRELLERMELLSHAGKRPQELSGGEQQRVALARALAPKPRLLLLDEPLGALDLRLREELLFFLRRTLRETRVTTLLVTHDQGEAFLLAHRVAVIRQGRLVQVGRPEEVYTKPKDAWTARFMGHKNLLSPEESQRIGLPPKPHLLPPGALRLGEGAEGVVEERLYYGPRVGLWVRVKGVRLYLEAQEGSEEGTPIRLHLDLNQALPLEG
- a CDS encoding rhodanese-like domain-containing protein, with protein sequence MRRRDLLALFSLLPLARAQGGGEAGDWVEAFGEFLKRVPPASYLVYPTEAKDLLLFDPFILDVRTEEERKKGYVPGSVHIYAGQVPDRLAELPKDKEALILVYCNSGSVSAVVAAYLQALGYKNAKNIAHGFKGWLDAGLEVEGGS
- the cycA gene encoding cytochrome C-552, encoding MKRTLTVLLLIGGLAFAQADGAKVYAQCAGCHQANGQGLPGAFPPLAGHVADILSKQGGREFLIKVLLWGLQGQIEVKGMKYNGAMPAFNGLKDDDIAAVLNHIVTAWGDDKKVKDWKPFTAAEVKALRDKKLTPQQVLEERKKLGLK
- a CDS encoding thioredoxin fold domain-containing protein; translation: MYAYRVLWSLLVLTLAAALAAPDFGRWYPYGAALDLARAHGRIAMVYFHSPHCPYCDQMNTFVLSDPQVSQVLEDRFVVASVGTETPEGQELARRYRVLGTPTFVFLVFRKGTWEEVGRFFGSRPRAQFLSELRQICAKGGACE
- the soxX gene encoding sulfur oxidation c-type cytochrome SoxX, yielding MKKALLTLLALSLLAWGLAQRYFQDPELERIKSGGKAYAEVFVSQRPDQALCSIHRNRLPADLLPKFLEEQRSLIKYPQNGKLMGDWKKGGAIFNNLQKANCFSCHFGSPVHLGGDVGPSLEKYGVKRGQSEAVQRYTYEVIYNAWAYFPCTVMYRFGAQGLLTPEEIADVVAYLLDPESEFNTKPAVGSK
- the soxA gene encoding sulfur oxidation c-type cytochrome SoxA, with amino-acid sequence MPLKAWLTTGVLALAVLALAQEGVDPREEAKRQKQLLLETAGILPTELIVEQGKELFNRKGPSGKTMAECDFGLGKGVLEGAAARLPRYFLDTGKVEDLDSRIITCMTRVQGFKPAQVKRSEVVAVAFYIASHSTGKPIQVRLLFPEERALYALGEKLFYARSGARDVGCATCHVTYVGKRAGVLPYADVLGKDKSWTHWPAYRYSNDQIWTMQDRIRACYGNIAHPQPDLYSLPILALELFLAYSNNGAVVEEWPAFVR